TTGTTCACATTATATGAATTATATAATATTTTACAGGTATTAAAGTTGGAGTGTTTTTAAGTCCGAGTTTGGAAGTGGTTTTTTACTTAGTTAAGCGTTAAATTTTATTGTTAAATTTAAAATAATTAAATGGGATTTTAATATAGCGTGTAAAAATATAGGAAGGAAAAACTGGCACATTTTGATATATGATAGCGCTTAGCTGTGACGTATACTTATTTATCCTTCTCCTGGATGGTGTAGGATGATGCAGGGTGATAAAGTTAATATATATTAGTGGGTTCTAAGTATTCACGAGGTGTTGTAATACCAGTGGCAACGTAGTGCAAATGTCGTTTACGTATGTGTTATTTTTCTTGCTTTAAGTATTGTTATTTCTGACTTAATTGAGCTCAGCTTTAAAAATAACAATTGTCGCTGAGTTAAAGAAAATCAGGCTGCACCCAGTGCGGCCTGAAATGTCACGCTAGATTTAATTCAGTTAATCTTTAGTATAGACTTGAGATTTAAGTGTTTTAATGAACTTAGAATCTATCCAGTAGATATCACCATTTCCTGTATTTGTCGTTCTGTTAAAAAAGAAATATTTACCATCTGGAGATATATACCCACCAGCTTCACCGGCACCTGTATTCACCGTGGGGCCTAAATTAAGCGCTTTACCCCAACTTCCATCAGATTTTCGAAAACTGATATAAAGGTCTGTATCTCCGAAGCCTTCGGTTCTTTCTCCATCCCAAATAATATAGCTGTCATCAGGTGCAATAAAAGGATGAGCGTTCCATTTTCCTGTATTAATATGTGCAGGTAATGGTTTTGGCGCTTGCCGAACACCATTTTGTACCTCAGAGATCCTAAGTACATCACCATTTTTATAATCATCGAGGATATAGGTACCTGAAGATGATGAAGATAAACGCATAATGCCCCAATCTTTGTTATCGAACATTGGACCTAAGCTTTTAACTTGTGACCATCCGTTGTCTGTTCTACCAATATACTTATTGCCAAGGTGTAAGGTATTACCATCGGGCGATAGAGTGGGGCGGCCAACTCTTGGCGCTAATATCGAACCATACCAGCGATTATTCCTCTGCTTGTAAGTCATTGTCCACCACTTGTTGGTATCGGCATCCATACGCGTAAAATAGAGTTCCTTCAAATCTGGTGTAAACGAAATAGTGTATTCTCTGTCTTTCTGTGTGCTCAATAAATCAGGCGCAAAGACTTTGGCAGTTTTCCCTGGTGGTGTTTGTCCTAAGTAGGGTCCTTGCAATTCAGTTGCTATTTCCTTAGCCATGATGGAACTGGTTGCAAAAATAGAGCCCGTAGCAATTAAAAAGCAATACGTTGTTTTGAGCATGTGTTCTCCGGTATTTGGTCCGTTAGCTGTCTTTTCAATAGAGGAATGTACCAGAACTGACTTTAATGACTTGAAGTTAGAGTGACTTTTAATTGATGTTTAGATTATTAGAAAGTAAGTATATTTTTCAGTTGGTTATAAAATAAAATCAAAAAGTATAACCAGCGGTTGGCATAAGGTTCATGCTGATAGTGTGGTAGTAACTTTAGTCTTATTTAAGGTTTTATGCTTGTTAAAAGGGGTGGAAACACACCCATCATTTCATTTGAGCTGTTACATCAAATTTTTAACCTTATTCATTCACAGGTAATTACTGAGGCAAAAAATAGCTTGATTTATCCTCGCTTGACTTTGTTAACAAAACGTTTAAGTATCGATGGCTGTTTAAAAATTAACCGTTAACTTGCTTTGAAAAGGATAATTAAATAGGTGATTTATGAAAAAGTCTTTATTAGTACTGTCATTGGCGTTTGGACTGTCGGCTTGTAACATTGATGACAGGCTGCAATTAGCTCATGAAACCAAAAAAAGTGAACACGTTCACCTGAGTGCCCAAAATACGGGGTTGCTCATTATTGATGCTCAAAAAGGGTATGTGATGGACAGTGATGACTTTTGGGTCAAGGTTTTCTATCCAGAGTATGAAATACCGGCGCAAAATGTCGATCCTCAGCTGCACTCTAGCATTGATCGAATTGCACAGCTGGCGCAAAAAGCCAATGATTTAAATATGCCAACCACTATTACTTATGAAGCTTTCGAAACCGATGCAGGTTTAGATTATACGCCTTACATTACGCGTATTGAGCAAGCTCTTGATGAAAACACTCAAAGCTATTTCAAGCAAACGTTTAATTCAACACGAGAAGCTGACATTCACGCAGCAATGAAAGCGTGGTCTGATTTAGGTATTTCTCGGGTGGTTGTTGCAGGTGCAGAAACCGATGTATGCGTTATGCAAACGGTTTTAGGGCTTAAAAATATGGGCTTTGATGTTTATTTAGCGAGTGACGCGACGTTCTCTACGGAAATTTATGAACGACCAACCTTCAAGCGTTTACAGCAAGCAGGGGTTAAGCTGGCAAAGGTCAGTGAAATTATGCAGTCGATGGAATCTAAGGACAAATTGATCTACAGTCCACGCTACGCAGTCGGTAAGCGAGATGAGCTGTATCAAGGCGACCGCCATAAAATGGCGATGATTAATTTTAATATGGATGATGCGAGCTTGAACAAAGCTGAACATGACAATAAGCCAGCAACAGAGCCTAGGTTTACATTTTTAGGTTTAGAGCAGGAGTTTTTATTTAGCTATATGCCGAGTTTTCATGTGAATAAAAAAGGAAAGCCTTACACATCAAAATATCGTAAAAATACCAATGTTGTGAACTTTAAAAAAATTGACCCTGTGATTGCTGATATTAAAGCTGCGGGAAAGACGCAAGCGGTGATTTCTGGCGTAGTATCTCAGTTAGGATTGTATGATGCGGTCTATAAACTAATTGAAGCAGGTATTACTCCTGTTATTTTAGAAGATGCGCTACTGGGTTCTGATGTAGACCCAATACACTATTTAGATTACATCTATCAATTGGGTGCGGTACCAAGCACACAAAAGTCGCATGGTTATGAGATGTACGTCGAGATACAGTTAGGGGACTTTACTGAAGAAGAAATCGCTGCTTACTATGAAATGATAGCGCTGAATGAAGTTGTGATCCCTGAGATATACCCGCGTTTACGCTAGCTTTTTAAGCTCTATTTCAAGAGTTGCTAGCATTCCCCTAAAGTGAATTAGCGCCATGTCACCATGGTGCAAATTCACCTTTAAGACCTAACAAGGAGGGCAGTGTTCAAATCGCTTTCTTCAAAGTATACGAGTGGGGTTTAACCTTTTACATGTTTACGATATTCACTGGGCGTGAGTCCCGTCGTCTGTTTAAATGCTTTATAGAATGACGAACGTGCATTGAAGCCTACTTCCAATGCAACATCCAGCACAGTACTGCTATTGGCTAATATTTTAGGTTTGGCAGCTTCAATACGCCATTGATTTACGAAATCAAAAAAGCTAACGGACAACGTTTCGTTCAGCGTTTGGGATAGGTAATTTGGTGAAATATTTAAGTGTTTTGAGAGCTTTTGTAGTGACAAATTTGGATCTAAATAGAGTTTGTCTTGCTCCATTGCTGAGTTTATTTTCGTTGCAATTCGTGTTGATTGCGTTTGATCTAAAGCGGACCGTTGGTATTTCTTAGTCGGGCAGTGATGATCATTTATGAGATTATCGTCGGTCTTGATAATTTTGCTTGTATCGCCACTTATTGCATCGTCACCTAGACGTGCTAATGCGGGTTTTTGTTGCAGCCCAAAGTGGGTTATGGACCAGAACAACAATACAGAAAGGAGCATTTCTGTATTGCTATTAAACAGGGCTTGGTCAAATAAACTTGATGAAAAAACGGTCACTACAGAGCACACCCATACACTGACAGCAATAAAAAGCAGCCAATTCATCCAGCTAAGGTCCTTTTTATCATGATTTGAAAAAATATTTTTTAACTTTTTCCGGTACAGATTCAATCTGCGAATAATCTTTAACAGCGTATAAACGCATTGCAATAGCCAAAGTAGCATCATGATCAATATACCTATGAGTAAGGTGCTGACAATCGGGTCATTGACTTCCTTATCATTTATGAAAATGGCGGTGTGCATCTCTTTAGGTAAAAATAATATTACCATTGATATCAATAGGGCCGGGATTATTAAAGCGTACTGTTTAAGCCATCTTTTATGTAAGCGCCAAGATGTATCGGCTGTCAGGCCGTGAACATACAACCACAAAGAAGGACAGAGCATGAACAAAGCTGGAAATGCGACGGCTGTGTACACTGCATAGTAAGTAGGCAACACCGATGAGACAGTTGAATTTAAGGCCAACACTCCGCTTGCGAGTAAAAATAGCGCCAATGGCAAGTTCATCGCATGCGTTGTTACACGTGAGAGAAGAATAGGCACACCGATACATACTTGCCCAACAATCATCATAGTGAGGATAATTTCGATAGGATCGACCAAACTTTGTTCCTTTTATTACTTTCCGTTGAGAGACACAATCATAAAAAAGTGTCCGCGCTTATAGTCTCGGACGACCTAACTACTTATAAGTTATATCGTTTAGTTCCGTCAACTATTGTCCAACTTAGGGCTTAAATTATAACAACGGAGCAAATATGAATACGACGAAGGATATTTCCATTCCATTTGAAGATTATCAAATAAATGTAAAGCTCAAAATCTCAGCGCTTTGGATAGCAGTGATGTTTTGCTATGTCTACGGTGATTATATTGAAGTGTACGTGCCAGGTGTTATGTCTGAGGCGTTGCTTGTCAGCGCAGATAGAAAGGGGATCCAATATGAGTTCTTTGCTGTCGCATTACTAATGTCCATACCAAGTGTCATGATTTTTTTAACTTTGGCATTAAAACCCAATATAAATCGAAAGTTAAATATCATTATTCCAAGTTTGTTTATTGTATTGCTGGTGTCACTTAATTTAGAAACACGGTGGGGTTTTTATTTGTATCTTACTGCGCTAGAAGTGTTGTTGTCTTTCATGACGATGTTCTATGCATGGAAATGGCCAAAGGCAGAAGGTATGCGCTAAGCGCAAACACGACATTAAATTATATCTAAATATTACAGATGAATAGCACGTATTTTTAATGGATTTTTAATATGAAAAAATTACTCACTTTTGCTTTGTTTAGCAGCTTAATTTACGCAGATGACTCAATTGACTTACAGTTCAAAGCCGATGGCAAGCTTATTATGTCAGACACAGATTCCGCTTTCGTCGCCGGTAATGGTGAGTCTACCTAT
This genomic window from Pseudoalteromonas luteoviolacea contains:
- a CDS encoding TolB family protein; translation: MLKTTYCFLIATGSIFATSSIMAKEIATELQGPYLGQTPPGKTAKVFAPDLLSTQKDREYTISFTPDLKELYFTRMDADTNKWWTMTYKQRNNRWYGSILAPRVGRPTLSPDGNTLHLGNKYIGRTDNGWSQVKSLGPMFDNKDWGIMRLSSSSSGTYILDDYKNGDVLRISEVQNGVRQAPKPLPAHINTGKWNAHPFIAPDDSYIIWDGERTEGFGDTDLYISFRKSDGSWGKALNLGPTVNTGAGEAGGYISPDGKYFFFNRTTNTGNGDIYWIDSKFIKTLKSQVYTKD
- a CDS encoding cysteine hydrolase family protein; the protein is MKKSLLVLSLAFGLSACNIDDRLQLAHETKKSEHVHLSAQNTGLLIIDAQKGYVMDSDDFWVKVFYPEYEIPAQNVDPQLHSSIDRIAQLAQKANDLNMPTTITYEAFETDAGLDYTPYITRIEQALDENTQSYFKQTFNSTREADIHAAMKAWSDLGISRVVVAGAETDVCVMQTVLGLKNMGFDVYLASDATFSTEIYERPTFKRLQQAGVKLAKVSEIMQSMESKDKLIYSPRYAVGKRDELYQGDRHKMAMINFNMDDASLNKAEHDNKPATEPRFTFLGLEQEFLFSYMPSFHVNKKGKPYTSKYRKNTNVVNFKKIDPVIADIKAAGKTQAVISGVVSQLGLYDAVYKLIEAGITPVILEDALLGSDVDPIHYLDYIYQLGAVPSTQKSHGYEMYVEIQLGDFTEEEIAAYYEMIALNEVVIPEIYPRLR
- a CDS encoding helix-turn-helix domain-containing protein produces the protein MVDPIEIILTMMIVGQVCIGVPILLSRVTTHAMNLPLALFLLASGVLALNSTVSSVLPTYYAVYTAVAFPALFMLCPSLWLYVHGLTADTSWRLHKRWLKQYALIIPALLISMVILFLPKEMHTAIFINDKEVNDPIVSTLLIGILIMMLLWLLQCVYTLLKIIRRLNLYRKKLKNIFSNHDKKDLSWMNWLLFIAVSVWVCSVVTVFSSSLFDQALFNSNTEMLLSVLLFWSITHFGLQQKPALARLGDDAISGDTSKIIKTDDNLINDHHCPTKKYQRSALDQTQSTRIATKINSAMEQDKLYLDPNLSLQKLSKHLNISPNYLSQTLNETLSVSFFDFVNQWRIEAAKPKILANSSTVLDVALEVGFNARSSFYKAFKQTTGLTPSEYRKHVKG
- a CDS encoding DUF6326 family protein — its product is MNTTKDISIPFEDYQINVKLKISALWIAVMFCYVYGDYIEVYVPGVMSEALLVSADRKGIQYEFFAVALLMSIPSVMIFLTLALKPNINRKLNIIIPSLFIVLLVSLNLETRWGFYLYLTALEVLLSFMTMFYAWKWPKAEGMR